In the genome of Peromyscus eremicus chromosome 8b, PerEre_H2_v1, whole genome shotgun sequence, the window AGAACAGTTGAGTAAATTAATTAAAGAGTAATTGTACAATGCCTGTGAACAAGAGGATTCTGTTCAATTCCTAATATAGATGAAGATGCTGAGACCATTGAGGAAGTGATCCCTCACACCTGCACAGCCAGTAAGAGCCATAGTTGTGGACAGACTCACAGACCCTTCCAGGAGAACCTAGGAAAGCAAGGCAGGTTCTCAACATGCAGGCTTATTTAACTCATAAGAATATCCCTCAGTAACTTAGAGGAAACGCAGCCTGATTGAGTTGTTATGGTTCTGGTCTCCTACGGCATATCATGTCCATTCTTTCCATAGTGTATGGTTTGGGAGCTAGAATTAATCACCCCGTGGAAAGCAAAGGACGTGATGTATTACCCCTTTGTTACAGTCAATAGCAAGTGGCATTTAGCACTTCTGGCTACTCACAGAGTGCCCATGAGATAATTGTTTGAGACTCAATATAATTAGGTAACTAAAAACTACCTCAGCCTTGCCCCGGGGAATCTCAGGCAAGGCACTGCTGGTCTCTAGGTGGTTTCTCAGCCAGGTCTGTCCAGAATTCTCGAGACCTTTACTAGTGCTTATTGTAGATCTGTCATGGGGAATCAGAACCTCTGGGGCCTGGAGGACGTGCGTACTTAGGTAACGGTGCAAGAAATGGAACATTCAGGAAGCAATGCCACTTAGTGCATCTTTGTCTCTGGCGTTTCCAGCGAAAGGCTTCTTCTGTCCTATCGGCTCCCTGCCCCCCCTAACTCGTATTTCCCCTAAAACATTTACCACTAAAATACAGTGTGTTATGGAttagggaagggaagaagaaagtcgAATAAATCACAATTCAAAGTGCGTGTTCTGGAGAAGTCTGTAACCCGTCGTTCTTGGACAACAGACTTAAGTCTTGTCATCTCTACGTCCACTGTCTTCCTGAAATAGCTGTGCTGTTATTTTGGCAGATGGGAATTTTAGCACTAATTACCAGTTTGAATTCCCAATCTGTCACAGAAAagttagattaaaaaaaacaaaaaaggtgtaAATTTTGATGAAGTACTTACCTCATATATCAAAAGGCATAAGATGAAAATTCCGTGCCAAGGACCAACCAGCCGAAAGAAGCAGGAAGGCAGAATGCTTCCATCCTTCTGCCCACCCGTCACAGCCCTGCTTCACACTTTACAGGCACTCTGGTAGAACCAACTTTCAACTGATGACGGGGAAGGGTTTGAATGGGAAGGTGGGCAGGGAAGACAGAGACTACCACCTCCACCCCTGGATGGAAGAGGGCCCATCCcaaggaggctcacaaccagGAGAGGGGTGACCAACCAACCCATCAACTAAGCCACACGAGTGAATCCTAGAATCTGAACCTGCCAGCATTAATCCACTGTGGGCCCAGCTGGATGGACACCGTCTGATGTCTGCACGAGTGGTGTTGCTCACTGAGAGGAAGTTCACGTCAGACTTTTAGAGTTCGttactacattaaaaaatatgattGACATGAGGGGAAGGGTCAACCCAAACCTAAGATGcacaaaaatgacaaaaagtTTGGGCAGAGAGATACTGGCTCCACAAGTGTTCTGAACTGTCTAAGTGTAGGCTTAACAAATGGATGGTTTTCAAcccaaacccaaataaataatgtaatataattgGGTTCAATGAAAGCTCCTTATGGTTTATGACAATGAATTCCTTACATACCCCAGTACACAAGATTAAAGTTGTAGgatgaactttttaaaatgtaattgaatACCTAAACAAGACCAAAACCCTTAAAAGTGAGACATGAAACTTCATTTTGTCTAATTTTCTTACCCATTGGAAGAATTTTTAATTCCTCTCACAGAATGGAAaattagcaacaacaacaacaaaaccacaagcCAGACACAGGATTTGAACACCTggtttattggggggggggggaagctggAAATGAAAACTGCAACTGCTTTTCCTGCAACTTACAAAATAGTCATCTGCTGTATATAAAATAAGCGGGTTCCCATTATGTAAGTATAAATGGTAAAAATACTAGTCATAGCCCATCCAATATCTATGCAGAGAAACTCATTCCTGAATTCTCCAGTTGTATGTATTAGATCAGACAGTTTCAGTCTGCTTACCAAGGAAGACCAGGTTTAATTATATTTAGGTTTCTGTTACAGTTAAAATCTGTTCCAGCTGTCTATCAGTTAAGGCTGAGATGATGAAGGGACATTTCTTCTCCTCAGGGTGTTTGGACGGCACTGCTGTGGCAGTGGTGACCCTCCTGTGCCTTCCTACCTGAGGCCATCACATCCACCAGTCAGGACGAATCAGACCTCGTCCATCCTCACATCCCATCGATGCTGATTCTGAACATACAGACACGAAACTGTACAGACTTAATATGGCTTCTTCCCACGCCCCACCCCTCTAAACTACATCAAACTCTGTTAAAAGAGGGAATTTCATTACAGCATTTCAGTAGTGACAGCGGCCTGACTGTTGGAACTTGCTTTGGCCATGGGAACGCTTCCCCATGTGTCGCAGCAAGTCAACACGAAGCTAAGTGAGACAGCAATTGTTCAAAACACTGACTAGCAATTCCCACAAAGGATGCTCATTTAGGAAAGCATTCTGCCTCTTTATGTAACTGAAAACGTCAaaaagtttgttttgttcttggcaTTAATTTTTAGGATATTTGGTCACTGAGATTATTTTACCAATAGCTCCCCCTCTCCTTAGCCCTTAGTAGAAATAATCCGTTCTAACTTGAAAAAACGAAAGCTTGGTCAGATAATTAAGTCTCAGATGCCATCTCTTTCCTACCCTATTAAGTTCCACATGCACACTCTTTAACAACAGCAGTTTAAATGATACAGATTTGATGTAAGGAGAAATTAGCATAAAATTAGCAAACAGAAACAAGTCTTTTCTAACTCCACAAGACATACGCAGGACATGAAACTTAACGCTATTTACGAAgcattttctttaacatttattcCAGCATTTCTGATCATAGGAACACTGCCCAAACATAGGTTCCTTGTGGCTTGGAGAACAGTTTCCTCCTCAGGACCCGTCTTGGCAGCAGGGCTTCTCTTGGGGGTCTCCCTCCGACATTAGGCAGATGTGTAGAAGTACCTGGGCTTGGCATTGCCCAGCAGGTCATCCTCGTAGTTGGGGAGAcagcagaagaagaaagaacagccAATCAAGATGATGGTGGCCGCCCATCCGAAGCCGTAGGCCCAGTTATAGATGTAATTGACAGCGGGATTATTATGAAGGTCAAAGGTTTGTGTGTACTTCACGGGATAGATTACCAGGGAGATGATCTGGAAAATAGctaaagggaaggaaaaagaagctcAGAGTATGGAAGTACAagtgaatgaatacatgaatgaatgCACAGTGTACTGGTTGGTTGGGTCTGTCAACTCAACCCAAGCTGGAATCTCCcagggaggagggaacctcagctgaaggTATGCCTTCCTccgattggcctgtggccatgtctgtgagacgTTTTCTTGATTCAGGATTGGTGTGGAAAGGCCCAGTGCACTGTAGAGGTGCCACCCGTGGGCAGGTGGTTTTGGGTTGCATAAGGAAGAAAGCTGAGcactgagcaagccagcaagcagggctcctccatgatttctgctttagtttctgcccCCCTTTCCTGTCTGAACTCCTGCTCGGGCTTTGCTCTCTGACTGGGTCTAACTCGTAAGGTGtgataataaaccctttcctcctcaggctgcttttggtcgtggtgtgtATCCCAGCCAGCTAGGACACACAGTCACAATACCACCATTCACAAAGCTTCTCCCTTTAATGACAGGGTCTCTAAAAGGATGTTTAGTGGCTAGAGGAATCTAGCTACTAATCATGGGCCAAACCAGATGAGTGTTAAGAGATGCCTGGGAGCAAAGCGTGTCCTACACAGACACCAGGGAGAAAACAAGTGGGAAATAAATCACTCTGCATGACAAGAGGATCTAACTGGACAAAACCATTACTTGTCCTCCCCATTGTTCTACCATAATAAGTTCTTTCTAGAGCACCACAGATAGACACTAAAGGGTTTCctatttcccttctttccttccttcctcctctcttccctctctttttcctccctccccctctttctttctttccttccccccctccccttcccattcctactccctctctccctccctcccttcctctcctaaCAGGGCACTGCCATCATTCTCCTGGTGCATGCTTGATTTCATGGGACCCATATCGTCACAGCACTTCTGGCTGCCCAGGTTGTCTCTGCCAGTTCATGGCTGGAGTTCTGCCCTGGTTCCCCTCTTGGTATCTTGAGAAATAAGATACCAACCTGGTTCCCTTGGTATTTGAATCCAGAGAACAGAAGGCCATCGAAGGCACAGAGGGAAAGGGACTCAGATTCCTAaaacacagttgtcctctgatactTTTGCCTGTGGCGAGCCATTTCCAAGGACAAATCAGAAAGTATAACTGCCAGAGGTCCTCCATGGAGAGCCACAGAGACGGACTAGAACAGTCTCCCCACGCCCACTGATTACAAATGAGGATCTGCTGGCACTCCTGTCTTACCAGCCAGGGCGAGGAGGCCTCCAATAACTCTCAGGAAAACGAGCATCTGGGGTCCACACAGGGcgaagaaggagagaatgaagcaGATGACCAGGATGATGAAGCCACAGAAGAGCGTGGCGGCGGCTGCTCGTCCCCACGCTGCAAGACAGAGACACGGACGATTGTAAGACAGACATGCCAGGTCCCAAACTGCTAGTCAAAGCGTCTGACCCCCGCCCTCCAGGAGAgagtttggggggaggggagggatttgcttttgttttgtgaagGGGTTGGGAATATTTAAGTATCTCCACACTTCAAGGGGAAACTGGAGAATATTATGGATTATTATTTAGCTTCTATTAATGTCTGGCTTCATTCAGAAGTTATTTCACAAGAGTTCTTCATTATTGGCCTTGGTCTTCAAAAGAATTGGGGTGAGGCAGAATCTGACTTCTGTGTTTGAAGGCCTACACAGCAGTACTAGCCCTGTGCCCTTCTGTTCTGTGAGCGAGGAAGAAAGAAGATCTACCAGCCAAGTACAACCCACTCACTAACCCCCATCCTTCAACTCACACGGACTCCTCATCTCTTCACATACACCCTGGCATCCAGAGCCGGCGGGTAGCATCAGGAGATGCACTAATTCCTCAGAACAACTTCTGCAGGCTCACCCCACCCTCATTGCCAGTTTCGAAGTAAAGGGAGACTCCAGAAGTGAGGCTAACACACAGACGGCAGATACGTAGCTGGCCATCTGGCCTGTCTGAGTctaacacatacatttaaaaagatgTGCATGATCCCCTGCACGGGTGTTTGGTTGTGTTGGCTGatatatatgtatgggtgtgtgtgtgtatatagatgtgtgtgtgtgtgtatatatatatatatatatatacacacacacacacacatccagagaGCTATGATACCATCGCCATTAACAAGTCCTGAATATTTTCATCCTTCCCGAAGATAACCACATACCATCTGCAGTCACTCCCCATTCTGTCCCTCATCACCACTATCCCAAGTTCTGGCGACCATTCATTTATCTTCCTAATTTGCGCATCCTAGATATTCCCCGCTAAGGGAATCTTACACTCTGTGACTTTgtgtgactggcttctttcaccaaagtattttttaaagatgagcCATTTCAGAGCATGAATTAGCACTTCACTCTTGTTTTTGCGGCTCGGCGTTTTCTTGCACTCAAATTCCACGTCTTCTTTACCCACTCACTGGCGAATGCTCTTATTTCACTCTTCACTGAATTTTAAAGGGGAGCTCTGTGCCCCTTCCCTGGGTTCTACTTCTTACTAAAAACAGCACAGCCAACAACACATTCACTGTATGCACGGTCATTTCATTGCTCAGAGTCAAACACTGGCCCTCGAAAAAGCAAGGGGTTTCGAGGCAGCCAGAGCTCATGGACACCCTGCCTCTGCCAGCTGCTAACCATGTGACCACAGGCTCCTCAGCGGTGAACTCAGCCTCAAAAAAACGCCTGGCTGCAAGTTGTGAGGATGAGTACCCGCGTGCAGATCATCCTCTGGTAATTCCCTAGCCCCCTTTGTCCAAAGAGTTTCTTTCCTGTTCCCATGTCTTCCCAGAAACTCAGATTTTCACCTCCTTCCACACTTTCAAGGTTCTGTATTATCCCTAAGGATTTCTATCACCCATTTTCCTATCCTTATCTGCTACCGACAAATGTGGGCTAAACTGCCTATTCTTCCCTTCTCCAGGGCCTCATGCCCTGAAGGGCCTCCTCAGGTACATGGCTGATTGGGCATCACAAATGAGTAAGAAGaacaaacatttttatatatcttCCAATACATGTTCTCCTCCAAATGACCCCTCAGCTGTGGGGGCAGGAGGGGTGAGATGCTCTGTGATTGGACCCAGTTTGAGAGGTGTAGTTCTtacaactcccctcccccagtctcgTTCTTCTTGTTACACCAGTGAGAGATTTTAGGGCGCGGTTAACACCAGAATATTTTGTCTTAAAAACACATGAACGAAGCCAAAGCCGGAATA includes:
- the Perp gene encoding p53 apoptosis effector related to PMP-22 codes for the protein MLRCGLACERCRWILPLLLLSAIAFDIIALAGRGWLQSSTHIQTSSLWWRCFEEGGGSGSYDQGCQSLMDFAWGRAAAATLFCGFIILVICFILSFFALCGPQMLVFLRVIGGLLALAAIFQIISLVIYPVKYTQTFDLHNNPAVNYIYNWAYGFGWAATIILIGCSFFFCCLPNYEDDLLGNAKPRYFYTSA